GGATTAAGGTGGATGGAGATTACCGGGTTGATGTTTGGATGGTTAAAATTTGATATTATCCCAACAATATTCTTATTAATAGCTTTCAATTGGTCATTGGAAATAAGTTTTTTTACAATTTTTTTCATTTTATTACTAAGAAAGTTTGCGTTTTAAAGATCTTTTTTTTTTTTTGAAAGACAACTAAAAAACAAATATTATGAAAACAACAACATTCAGATTTCCGAAAACAGTAATGGCGTTTGCAGGAGCGGCGGCAATGGTTGTCACGACAGGATTCATTTCATCAGAAGCCACGGAAGTGGTAGAAGAAGCCGAAGAGCTTTTTGTAGAAATGGAGGAAGAAGCTTCTTTAGGGACTACGTATAGAAAAAATACTTGTGAGGGAAGGGGCGGAAATTGTCTTCCTACATTCTGTTGCGTAGAAGTAAAAGAATGATAAGTAAATGAAAGGCACAGTCCCCCAAAGCACAACGGATTTTGGGTGTTTGTTGCCTTTTTTCTTAAAATAAGAATCCTTAAAAATCAGAAAAAAATGAAAGGTGTATTGGTTTATGTTTTAGTATTAATCCCTCTGGTGGCATGCAACCCAAGTCCGGAGGCCGTCAGTTCAGAAGGCTTCCAGTTAAAAGATGGCTATGAAATAAATCTTGACAGCTATACGTCTCCGGTAGAGGAGTTTTTCCAGTATGTTACTGACTGGAAAGGCAGGGAGATGATAGCGTTTCATGTCAGGAAAGCTAATACCATAAAATTATATGATCTTAAAACGGGGGATCTGGCGGAGGAATTGAAGTACAGTGAAAATGGCCCAAACGCCCTTCCCAATATTTATGATTTCCATATTCATGACCAAGATCATATTTTTTTAAACAAAAGGTATCATTATAAACTATACCTTGTTGACTCAGATTTAAACATTAAAAACGAATTTTATTTTTTAGATGAGGATGAAAAAATTGATCCAAATTCAGGTCTGCCATTATCTAAGGATACTTTTCTTCCTGTTTTTAACCATAACAGGTTATTTAAAAGCTTTGGAAATCATATAGTATTGACTGGCTCACCTGATTTGGATCCTGATTTTACAAATTATTTTGATAGTGATTGTCTTTTGGTAAAGGTTTGTCAAGAGAATAAAGATATTCAAAGGGTGACAGGATATTCTCAAAAACTTAAAGGTAAGGCTTGGGGTTCATTTCATGCTTTTTTGTATACAGATTTTAATCCTGATGAAAACGAGTATTTTTTGAGTTATGCGGCAGACGATGAAATTTACATTAAAGATCTGAATTTTTCAAAGATTGGAAGTTTCAAGACCTTCCCGAATAAATATAAACAAATACTGCCTATACCTTCATCTGCTCGGGAATCAGAAAAGTCTTATTTATCCCATTACAATGAACAATATATTTTTGGTTCAGTACTTTATGATAAGTACCGTGATTTGGTTTACCGGATAGCCTTGGAGCCCAACCCTGACTATGGGGATGTTTTCGTGAAAGACCCATTGTACAAACCGAGAAACATGGTGGTGATGGCCTTTGACCCTGATCAGGATTATAAAAAAGTAGCCGAAATGCGCTTGGTTCAAAGCGGAAAAGGAGTTTACCTTGACCGTTGTTTTGTGAATGAAAAGGGACTCAATATTACCTATGTGGATTTGGAAAATGAGGATAAGCTGTATTTTAAGACTTTTTTAGTGGAATGAGAAATACAATACTTTTCCTGCTTTTGAGTTTTACCTTTTCAAGCTGTGACAGGACTTCTGAAAAGGACAGTTATTATCTCTATCTTGAGGAGGTTTTGGGGGAGTCACCTAAAGAATCCCAGCACTACATAATTGTGTCAGATTATGGCTGTTCGGCCTGTAAAGAGCAAGTATATCAGGATATAGAGGGAAAGTCTTCACAACATGTATATGTAATCGTGCAACCTAGAAATAAAACAATTCTTCTGGAGCGTTTTCAGGAAGCTATTTTTGAGAACAGGCTATATATTGACTCCGCTAGAATAAACCTGGACAAAGGAATAATCATTGAAAAGCTGCGGAGATATTGATGCAGGATGGGAATTGGCTATTGAGAGAGTTAGATGGAGTTTTGTGATATTTCTGCCTCCCAATTTTAATGAGAGCGTTTATATTTGGATGGTCTAAATCTGATATTATCCCAACAATATTTTTATTAATAGGATTCAATTGGTCATTGGGAATAAGTTTTTTTACAATTTTTTTCATTTTATCGCTAAGAAAGTTTGCGTTTTAAAGATCTTTTTTTTTTTTTGAAAGACAACTAAAAAAACAAATATTATGAAAACAACAACATTCAGATTTCCAAAAACTGTCATAGCAGTTGCAGGAGCAGCAGCTATGATGTTTGCTACATGTGGTGTGGTGCTTGTATCCAATTCGACGGTGCAGGCGCAGTCCGGAGGAATTTGGCACGGTAGTGAGTTCTGTGAAAGGCCAGGTAATTTCACATGCTTACCTCCCGTGGATGTAAAAGTAGAAGATTAATTTTTTAGGGTGCAAATAGGAAACTTGTTCTTATTTGCGTCCCGTTATTGGACAGTTTAATCAAGTAATAATGAATATTAGAGTTTCTTGTATAGTATGCATTTTCCTAACACTAGTAGCTTGCTCTGAAAAGAAAATGGAAGAGTCGCTAGGAGTTTTTCGGCAAGTGAATACCTATCATTTGGATTTGGATAGGTTTACCTCTCCTACAGAGGATCATTATCAATATGTACCGGATTGGAAGGGGGAGGAGGCCTATGCATTTCATATTGAAGCCAAAGGACAGATCAAATTGTACAGTTTAGCATCCGGAGCTTTGCTAGAGACTTTACCCTATGCTCTCAATCAACCGAATTTACAGTATGGGGTCCAAGATTTTTATATCCTGAATGAGGACAGTATTTTTTTAAACCGTCGCCGTGCGTACAAGGTTTACCTTATTGATAGCCAATTTGAAATCATCCGGACATTGAATTTTATGCCAGAGGATGATGAAATAGACAAAAATACCGGTTGGCCTAAATCTAAAGACACATTTTTACCCGTTTGGAATAGAAACAGGTTTTTTAGAAAAATTGGAGAGGAAATTTTTCTTACAGGAGCACCAAATTTTGATTCCCGCTTTGCAGATGCTACCTATACAAAAACATTGCTTAATTCTTATTCTCTAGCCACCAAAAAGATTATTCCTGTTTTGGGATATCCGGAAAGAATTCAGGGCAAGGCTTGGGGGGAGTTTTTTGACATGGTTTTTTTAGATTACAGCCCTGAGGGAGATTTTTTTGTTATAAGCTATGCTGCAGATGAACAGGCTTATGTAGCAGATAGGTCTATGCATGTGGTCCATGCGTTTGATGCCTACCCGCTGGATTTCAAAAAAGTACCTCCTTTATCTAAGAAAGAAGTAGAAAATAATGATGCATACAGAGCCCATTGGCAGGAAAATAATATTTTTGGCCCTATTCATTGGGATCCTTATAGAAACTTGATCTATAGGATTATGGAAGAACCTAATGAAGATTATATCCCAAATCTGCTTAGAGATCCCATTCAAAGGGCGAGAAACATGGTAGTCATGGCATTTGATCCTAAGCAAAATTATAAAAAAGTAGCCGAGATGCGTCTGAAGAAAACGGCAAAAGGTCTTTTTCTTGATCGCTGCTTTGTCAATGAAAAGGGACTCAATATTACCTATGTGGATTTGGAAAATGAGGATAAGCTGTACTTTAAGACTTTTTTAGTGGAATGAGAAATACAATACTTTTCCTGCTTTTGATTTTTACCTTTTCAAGCTGTGACAAGACCTCTGAAAAGGGGGGGTATCATCTCTATCTTGAGGAGGTTTTGGGGCATGCACCTGATGAATCTCAACAATATGTTTTGGTTTCTGATTACAGTTGCTCTTCCTGTAAGGGAAAGGTTTATCGGGAGATAGAGGAGAAGTCCAGTACTAAAGTATATATTATCTTACAGCCTATGAATAAGGTCATTATTCAGGACCGTTTTCGGGAAGCTATTAGTGAAAACAGGATGATTATTGATACGGCGAGACTTAATCTGGAGAAGGGAGTGATTATTGACAAGGCAGTGGAGGTACAGTTCCAAGATGGAAAATGGGTAGTAAGGGAGCTGTATGGAGTTATTGAATAGCCGATTCCCTGATTTTTTCTCCTCAGTTCCGAACCTTTTCCCTTCAAGCAAAAGCATATCGATGAATTTGCCGCTTATTTACCGCAAACGCATGTACAATTGGTGGACGGAGAAATGTTTTCCTGGTATGGGAGCAGGAGTTTAAAAGTCAGAGATTATTTCAAGAGTTTCTAGATTTAAAAGGTTTACCCAATCTGTTTGCCGTTTATAAAATTATAAATCATTCTGACGGACTTTTTTAAAAATTTTAATTAACTTTTGCTCTTCAAAATTTACAATTTCCCTAATGCCATGAAGCAACAAAGAAGGAACTTCTTGAAAAAACTAGGTGCGACAGGGGCAGTTGCCGCCTTAAGTCCTCTCGCGCTCAGTCCAGAAGCAAAAGCAAAAAATATTTTGGATAGAAGTCAGCCATTCTCATCCCTCAATAATTCTACGATAAAATTAGCCTTAATAGGAGCTGGAATTATGGGGATAGAAGATACCAACACGGCACTTCGCCATGCCAATGTTGAACTTGTGGCTGTTTGCGACCTATATAAGGGGAGGCTGGATGCGGCAAAACAACGTTGGGGGAACCATCTTTTTGTCACGCAAGATCATACAGAATTACTCAAGAGGAAAGATTTGGATGCAGTGATCATAGCCACTTCTGACCACTGGCACAAGCAGATCAGTATAGATGCCCTCAATGCAGGAAAGCATGTGTATTGTGAAAAGCCCATGGTTCACTCAGTAAAAGAGGGCATGGACGTGATCAATGCCTGGAAAAAGTCAGGCAAAGTAATGATTGTGGGTAGCCAAGGTGTTTCTTCTTTGGGCAATGAAAAAGCGAAAGAATTATTGGCGGAAGGTGTGATAGGAGATATTGTTTATGCAGAAGGTTTTTGGGCAAGGATGTCACCTGAGGGGGCATGGCAGTATGGAATTCCTAAAGACGGGAATGAGCAAACTGTGGATTGGAAAAGGTATATTTCCAATACCAATAAGCGGGATTGGGACCCGCTGAGATTTTTCAGGTGGAGAAATTATTTGGATTATGGAACAGGGATGTCGGGTGATCTTTTTGTTCACTTGTTCTCCAGCCTTCATTTCATTACGGATTCCTATGGACCCAATAAGGTTTCTGCTATGGATGGATTGAGGTATTGGAAAGATGGGAGGGAAGTTCCAGATGTATTATTGGGTACCTTTGATTATCCTGAAACTCCTCAACATTCCGGTTTCAACCTTTCATTAAGATGTAATTTTGTGGATGGTACCAGTGGTACGACCTATTTGAGAATTGTAGGAACAAAAGGTTCCATGGACGTGAAATGGGAGGAAGTTGTGGTAAAAATGAACCAGACCATGACTTCAGACGATCCATTTTTGTTAGAGCAGGCAAGATTGAGGGGAGAACCGGAAACTAGAGCAAGCATCTTACCTCCAAAAGAATTGGTATATACTGCACAGAGAAATTGGAAAGGAGCGCATTATGATCATTTTGGTAACTGGTTCACTGCCATTAGGACAGGAGGTTCTGTAGCAGAAGATCCGGTTTTTGGTTTCCGGGCGGCAGCTCCGGCCTTATTGTGCAATGACAGTTATTTCCAGAATAAGTTCATCCATTGGGATCCAGTTAATATGAAATTAGTATAAGATGAAAAGAAAAAAAATTTGGTTGTTTGTCCTTTCTGCCATGATTTGGGCATGTTCCCCTGAGAAATCCGGGGAAAAAGAAGAAGTGGAAGAAGTTGTAGAGGTTGTTGCTGACAATACTTTAACGGAAGAAGAAAAAGCTTTGGGTTGGATGTTGTTGTTTGATGGGGAAGATCCTGCAGGATGGAGGGCTTTTAATGGGACAGAATTTCCTGAAGGTTGGACCGTTGAAGACGGGGCATTAAAAGCCTTAGGGACTGGCGGGGATATTGGGGGAGATATCGTTTTTGCGCCCATGGACTTTGAGCAATTTGAACTCGAGTTTACCTGGAAGATTGCGCCTGGGGGGAACAGTGGTGTTTTTTATCATGTGGTTGAAGACCCCAAATACAAGGCCCCTTATGAGACTGGGCCCGAATACCAAGTCATAGACCAGCTGGGTTTTGAAAGCCCTCTCGAAGACTGGCAATCACTCGCATCAGATTATGCGATGTATCCTGGCGATGTGGAAGGAGTGGTCAAACCGGCAGGTGAGTGGAATGTTTCTAAGATCATATTTAGGAATGATGGTGCCAGCTATTGGTTGAATGGTAAGAAGACGTTGGAGTTTGTTCCTTACTCTGAGGATTGGCTGAAAAGAAGGAACAGTGGCAAATGGGATGCATATCCTGATTATGCCATTGCAAAAAGAGGGTTGATCTCCCTTCAAGATCACGGTAGTGAAGCATGGTTCAAAAACATAAAAATAAGACCCCTATGAAAAAAGTTTGGAAATTTGGTTTGATGATTTTATTGACAGTATCGTTCTTATCCTGTCAGCAGGAAAAAGAAATCAGTCTTTTTAATGGAAAAGACCTGTCAGGTTGGATTGTTTATGGAACAGAGAAGTGGTATGTGGAGGACGGATTGTTGGTT
This Cecembia calidifontis DNA region includes the following protein-coding sequences:
- a CDS encoding DUF4221 family protein — its product is MKGVLVYVLVLIPLVACNPSPEAVSSEGFQLKDGYEINLDSYTSPVEEFFQYVTDWKGREMIAFHVRKANTIKLYDLKTGDLAEELKYSENGPNALPNIYDFHIHDQDHIFLNKRYHYKLYLVDSDLNIKNEFYFLDEDEKIDPNSGLPLSKDTFLPVFNHNRLFKSFGNHIVLTGSPDLDPDFTNYFDSDCLLVKVCQENKDIQRVTGYSQKLKGKAWGSFHAFLYTDFNPDENEYFLSYAADDEIYIKDLNFSKIGSFKTFPNKYKQILPIPSSARESEKSYLSHYNEQYIFGSVLYDKYRDLVYRIALEPNPDYGDVFVKDPLYKPRNMVVMAFDPDQDYKKVAEMRLVQSGKGVYLDRCFVNEKGLNITYVDLENEDKLYFKTFLVE
- a CDS encoding DUF4221 family protein, producing the protein MNIRVSCIVCIFLTLVACSEKKMEESLGVFRQVNTYHLDLDRFTSPTEDHYQYVPDWKGEEAYAFHIEAKGQIKLYSLASGALLETLPYALNQPNLQYGVQDFYILNEDSIFLNRRRAYKVYLIDSQFEIIRTLNFMPEDDEIDKNTGWPKSKDTFLPVWNRNRFFRKIGEEIFLTGAPNFDSRFADATYTKTLLNSYSLATKKIIPVLGYPERIQGKAWGEFFDMVFLDYSPEGDFFVISYAADEQAYVADRSMHVVHAFDAYPLDFKKVPPLSKKEVENNDAYRAHWQENNIFGPIHWDPYRNLIYRIMEEPNEDYIPNLLRDPIQRARNMVVMAFDPKQNYKKVAEMRLKKTAKGLFLDRCFVNEKGLNITYVDLENEDKLYFKTFLVE
- a CDS encoding Gfo/Idh/MocA family oxidoreductase, giving the protein MKQQRRNFLKKLGATGAVAALSPLALSPEAKAKNILDRSQPFSSLNNSTIKLALIGAGIMGIEDTNTALRHANVELVAVCDLYKGRLDAAKQRWGNHLFVTQDHTELLKRKDLDAVIIATSDHWHKQISIDALNAGKHVYCEKPMVHSVKEGMDVINAWKKSGKVMIVGSQGVSSLGNEKAKELLAEGVIGDIVYAEGFWARMSPEGAWQYGIPKDGNEQTVDWKRYISNTNKRDWDPLRFFRWRNYLDYGTGMSGDLFVHLFSSLHFITDSYGPNKVSAMDGLRYWKDGREVPDVLLGTFDYPETPQHSGFNLSLRCNFVDGTSGTTYLRIVGTKGSMDVKWEEVVVKMNQTMTSDDPFLLEQARLRGEPETRASILPPKELVYTAQRNWKGAHYDHFGNWFTAIRTGGSVAEDPVFGFRAAAPALLCNDSYFQNKFIHWDPVNMKLV
- a CDS encoding 3-keto-disaccharide hydrolase; translation: MKRKKIWLFVLSAMIWACSPEKSGEKEEVEEVVEVVADNTLTEEEKALGWMLLFDGEDPAGWRAFNGTEFPEGWTVEDGALKALGTGGDIGGDIVFAPMDFEQFELEFTWKIAPGGNSGVFYHVVEDPKYKAPYETGPEYQVIDQLGFESPLEDWQSLASDYAMYPGDVEGVVKPAGEWNVSKIIFRNDGASYWLNGKKTLEFVPYSEDWLKRRNSGKWDAYPDYAIAKRGLISLQDHGSEAWFKNIKIRPL